The Nitrospirota bacterium genome includes the window TTGTAAATTTGTGCAATGTGTAGACCCCTGCTTGCTCCTTGCTGATCTTTGATTCGGACTTCTTTGCATGAGGCCTGGATTTCTCAACCATTTTTATTTCCTCCTTTTCTTTAGTTTTGGATTTGGCTATGGCGCCGTAAATCACCGGCGGCAAAAATCAGAACGAGGAATGAGCGGTACTTTTTGCCAATCGACTTAGATTGCCTTGTTATAGGGCTTTCGCTATAGTAGTTCATTTGATAACCTTTCACACATCTGTCCAAAATAAAGATTGCAAGAAGGGAGGCTCAATCAGGTAAACTTTTAATTGAGAGAAGAAAAGACCTGAAGGAGGCATCCCTATGAATAAGTTTAATAGTATTTTCGGACAAATTCTACAAATATTTACGAAGAGGGAGCTTTATTCTTCTCCTCCCCTTAACTTAATGGGAGGCCGCAAGGGATTACTATTCCCTTACTTTAAGGGGCCAAGGGGTTATCTCATACCTCCCCAGCCAAACCCCGTCCCCTTGCCAACATGCAAAACCTCTCCGGCCCGGATTAAATCCATAAACAGCACCCACTCCCTTGACTATTGATTATTAAAGATTATTATTCCCTCAGCGAACTCTGCGTTCTCTGCGGTGAAAAAATGAATCAAGTTATCTCAGGAATTAAGGAGGGTTGCCGCCTCAGGGGCAAAGTAGGTAAGAATCATGTCTGCACCGGCTCGTTTTATCGAGGTAAGGACCTCCATCATTACCCTGTCGTGGTCTATCCAGCCAAGTTGTGCAGCGGCCTTTACAAGGGAATACTCTCCTGATACATTATAGGCAGCCACCGGGAGGTCAAAGCTCTGCTTTACATCAGAGATAATATCCAGGTAGGAAAGGGCAGGCTTTACCATCACTATATCCGCACCCTCCTCAATATCAAGTGCAACTTCCTTTAATGCCTCGCGTCTGTTTGCCGGGTCCATCTGATAGGACCTCCTGTCCCCGAACTGCGGCACTGACTCTGCAGCATCCCTGAATGGTCCGTAAAAGGCCGAGGAATACTTGGCGGCATAACTCATTATAGGGATATTGCTGAACCCCTCGCTGTCAAGCGCCTGTCTTATGGCCAAAACCCTGCCGTCCATCATATCCGATGGCGCCACCATATCAGCGCCGGCACGGGCGTGGGAGAGTGATTCTTTCTGAAGGAGTTCAAGTGTCGGGTCATTAAGAACCTTGCCATCCTTTATAATCCCGCAGTGACCATGACTTGTATACTCACACATGCATACATCTGTGATGACCAGGAGTTCAGGTACGGCATCCTTGATGGTCTTTATTGCCGCCTGGACAACGCCGTGAGGGTCAAAGGCTGAAGAGCCGGTCTCGTCTTTATGTTCCGGGATGCCAAAGAGGATTATGCCGGGGATACCGAGGGAATAGGCTTTTTTTGCAGTCTTTACCACTTCATCCACTGACTCCTGATAACAGCCCGGCATGGATGAGATGGGTTTCTTTACACCTTTGCCAAAGGTAACAAAAAGGGGATAAATGAAATCGTCAGAAGAGAGGATGGTCTCGCGGACCATCCTCCTTATTGATTCACTATTTCTGAGTCTTCGCGGTCTGTGTGCAGGAAACATCTGAATATCCCGTTAATCCGGGGTTATCCGCAGCTACTGCAGCTTGGCCCGCATGATGGCTGCTCGCCACCCTTGAGGACAAAACCCTGGACTGAGCCGTCATCAACATAGTCAATCTCCATGCCCGTCAAGGCTGCAGAGGCTTCCTTGTCAATAAAGACCTTGAGGCCGTTCTGT containing:
- the hemB gene encoding porphobilinogen synthase → MFPAHRPRRLRNSESIRRMVRETILSSDDFIYPLFVTFGKGVKKPISSMPGCYQESVDEVVKTAKKAYSLGIPGIILFGIPEHKDETGSSAFDPHGVVQAAIKTIKDAVPELLVITDVCMCEYTSHGHCGIIKDGKVLNDPTLELLQKESLSHARAGADMVAPSDMMDGRVLAIRQALDSEGFSNIPIMSYAAKYSSAFYGPFRDAAESVPQFGDRRSYQMDPANRREALKEVALDIEEGADIVMVKPALSYLDIISDVKQSFDLPVAAYNVSGEYSLVKAAAQLGWIDHDRVMMEVLTSIKRAGADMILTYFAPEAATLLNS